From the Monomorium pharaonis isolate MP-MQ-018 unplaced genomic scaffold, ASM1337386v2 scaffold_474, whole genome shotgun sequence genome, the window CACGTGCTTGTAGAAGTGTTTTGTTTTCAAGAAAactatactattttttatacacaatatTTTGCGTAAAAAAGTGTAAAGTAATCAGTTCTGTTCatatcgatttaaaaaaaaggtaagagATGAAAATGGAAGAGATCTGTGCACCCGTAGATGATAACACGGTTTTAGTAGAGGCCATCTTACGTCCAATATCTTACGTCCTCTGGTTTCTTGGCGTTGGCATTGCACATTTGCACAAATGTCGCAAGAGTGTCacgataattttatgtataattcacTTGGTTATATGTTCTATTATTTTGATACAtgatacgttttttttaataatatcctTCTTTGCTCTTGTAGGCGACGTATTCAAGTTTATGAacacgtaaaaaatgtattttttttaatgcaataatgcctttatttaagaatattctatacttaaaatagcatctggaataaacatttttcgataaagaataaattacttttatcaaaaaattaaattttttttaaattttaatgaagaaaGCATTTAATGATCGTATCAAAGCATAAAGcgttcaagaataaaaatttacttgatttACTTTTTTGTGCGTTGATGACCGCAATCTCCACTCGAAcctctgtttaaataattttctcgttGGTGGAATCGAAATAAAATGTGCTGCTGATTGATGGGGTCGACACAATACTACTATGAGATAAAATGGCTGGAGGATCATAGACGATGTGGACAGTTTGATGTATCCGCGCGTCGCCTAATAAGCTATTGCTTTTTGTAATCACTTTTTGTTGGGCGACTAAGCTGGTGACACCCTTAGTTGATACGTGACAACGCCTAAGAACCGTAGCTTGGAGTAAAGTTTACATATagacgcatattttatatgcatgtGTGCGTGAGTGCGTGCGGGCtaacgcgcgcgtgcgcgcatgtgtatgtgtgtgcataCACATGTGTGGGCATGTCGTGCGTGAATTCTGCTCACTGTGTTGTACAAGTTTTATATGCAGTATCAAGCAGAATTTAAAGCGTGCGCTTGTCAAATTGTTcagaagaattttactatcttgtctacaaaatatcttgtttACCGAGAAGTTTTGATGTAATCTGCACTTGTTTGCAAAACGTGAAttagcaagaaaaaaatagaaaatggaGGAGATTCATGTGCCAGTACGAGACAACTCGCTATCGATAGAGCACACCTTGCGTCCAATATCTTACACGTCTTGGTTCATGGGTGTGGGCATGGCACGTCCGCTAAAGTGTCCCAAGTTTGTGACGATGGTCATACGTATAATTCACCTGGTTTTATGTACAGGGCACTTAATAACCGTCATATATGATCTTTTCGAATTTACCATGAATAGCGTAATTGATATTGCCTACGTCACGGCTAAGACAGTATTCTACGTGTCggcatattattatatttatcacggAATCAGGCAATATGACAAGTGGCCAGAGCTGATGGACAAAATGAAGGAACTCGATCGAAAGATCAGGAAAGAAACACACATGAATGATCGACCAGTAAAAATTATGGAAGTAGTAGCGATTTTCATGACTTTTGTCTGTTGGCCTTTGTTGCCATTTGTGATctttctgtattattttctacaatcATATAGTGACTatacttattttctttattactaCATGATAGCACGGTCGTTGATTTACAGCTTTGTCTTCGATGTCGTCGTCTATGTGATCTATTATAGATATCAAACAATGAATAAGTTGATCGGCCATTTGGATAAACTATCTGATGCGTCATTAATAGTGCTCAAGATTACACACATCAGAGAAATGCATAATGGTAAGTTCTtgcgaatattatttattgttttgtaattgcataatgtatatttatgtggCGGGagataaagtttaatatagtttatGAAGAAATTGCGGTAATGTCGAAATGTTATCGAATTGTGAATTTTGCAGATATTTATGATCTCGTTACAATTATAAACGATTTTCATGGTCTTCATCTTCTTCTCTGCTTGGCAACCTGCTTCTCTATGATAACGGATCAACTAATATATGCGTACATATATTTCCTTTATAGAGAATATGCGCTTGCATTGATACATTGCATTGTTTCGTTTGTATACTTTATGCAATTTGGTCTTATTTGCTGGATTTGCACATTTGCGCGTCAAGAATTCGACAAAACCAAGATAATTATGTGCGCAATTGCATTGAAATGCCAATCTATGAAGTTTGATAAACTGAACGATACAAGGAATCAATCTAGTTTAGAAGTGCGACGGCCATTTGTAGTCGCCGACAGCGAGCAAAGTTTTAATTGGAGTAACAATCACAATTGGGATTCCGTTGTCATGGAAAATCTCTTGCGTAAAATTATGGACCGATACCATGTCAGAAACGAACTCGATGACTTTTTTACTCAACTACAACATCGTCAATTATCGTTTATAGTCTGCGATTGCTtcgaaataaacaataatttgttttgtggtgtgagtataatatttacttatggCAAacgatttatgtaaaattatgtaacaaagCTATCGTATTGCAATCTAATTAGATCTCaaagcaattatttaaataaaatatacttatttttcagtttatcGGGGTAATctttacttatataataatctgCATTCAATTTCTCTATACTccgatttaaataaaagcagAGTGCAGCTCGTAGTTTGTTAATCGGTAGTTTgttaatagtatataaatgtcatctgttacaaaatttgtaatattctgTTTATTCccaatgaatttattttacattaatgtatatttttgcacAAGAAAGccgcgagtttttttttttaattaaaggaatGGTtactgatttatataaaaaatcttaatagacaacaatataatacaaaataatttaaatatttaatttattgaatataaataaatccttaaattattgcatatgatgtaattaattttttaataaaacagtaaTGCAGAACGTACatgtatttagaaataaatttaattttactttttcaatttacttAATTGGCTTATATCATTGGCCTTTGCTTTAATACATCTCCTGACTGTTAGGCGTTGGCATTGCATATCCGCGCAAACGCCCTAACAGTatcacaataatttttaatataattcactTGGTCATatgttctattattttaatatatgacaTGATACGTTTCTTCTTTAATGATACGTTCTTTGCTCTTGAAGGCGACATATTCAAGTTTATGGACAcacaaaagaatatatttttaaaattgcaataatgcCTTCCTTCgggattattttatacttaaaatagcttaaagaataaatattttttgatttagaataaattatctttacagcaaaattaaacatttttaaattaatgtaaaggcAGCATTTAATGATCGCATCAAGGTATATAAcgtttaagaataaaatttacttgcaGCAAGATCTATTTCTTTGTGTGATgtggtaaataattttttcgttgatgaattcaagataaaatgtTGCGTATTGATGGGATAGGCATAATATCGCTATGAGATAAGACGGCCGCAGGAGGATCATAGACGCCATAGATAGTTTATCGACAAAAATCGCGTAACGAGCTATCGCTTTTTGTAATCGCTTTCTTGTTAGGTAACTAAAGTGGtggctaataaaattaattaattaaattctctgGGTTGATATGTGATAACGCCGTACCTTAAAGTAacacatatatgcatatttattttgtatgcaTATGTGCGTACCGAgacatgcgtgcgtgcgtgcatgcttacgcgcgcgcgcgcatgacTTCTTCTCACTCTGCTGTACAACTGTTATATGCAGTATCAAGGCGTGCGCTTGTTAAAGTGTTCAGAAATATATTACTACAGAAAAAGTTTACTATAATATCTTGTCtacgaaatattttgtgtCAACCGGGAGTTTTAATGTAATCAGCACTCTTTTGCAAAACGTCAATTagcaagaaaataatagaggaataaaagaaacgaaaatggAGGAGGTTCATGAGCCAGTACACGACAATTTGCCGTCGATAGAGCACACCTTACGTCCAATATCTTACACATCTTGGTTCATGGGCGTGGGAATTGCACGTCCGCTAAAGTGTCCAAAGTATGTGACGATAGTCATACGTATCATTCACCTGGTTCTATGTACAGCAATCCTAATAGCATACTCCGAATATCTTTTCACTTCGTACATAAGTGTATACATGTTCAAGTATATCCTAGATTGGATGTCATACGTCGTGTCGggatattattacatttatcacGGAATCAGGCAATATGACAAGTGGCCGGAGCTAATGGATAAAATGATGGAGCTTGATCGTAAAATTAGAAGGGAAACATACATGAATGATCAGCCGGTAAAAAACATGGAAGCAATAATGATTCTCATGACTTTTATATGTTGCCCTGTGTTGATGATTATGTACTCCGTGTATTACTATATGTTTGATTATGACATTCCCACAGTCACATTGTTGTTATACTACATGATAGCACAGTCGTTGATCATCAGCTTCGTCTTTGATATTGTCGTTTATGTGCTGTATTACAGATATCAAACGATAAATAAGTTGATCAGTCATTTGGATAATCTGTCTGATGCATCATTGATGGCGCTCAAAATTAGACACATTAGAGAATTGCATAATGGTAAGTTTTggcaaatattactttttattgtaattagaTAATGTGAATTTATACAGAGCGAGGCATAATATAATACAGTCTATGCAGAAATTGCAGTAATATCAAGATGTTAtcgaaatatgaatatttcgCAGATATTTGTGATAACGTTATTATGATAAACGATATTCATGGTCTTCATCTTCTTCTCTGCTCGGCAAACTGCTTCTGCATAGTTGCGACTTCACTATTCAATGTCTACTTAAGAATCGAGAAGGAAGACTATCAGtctatattgatttataacaTGGAATCGATTATATACTTCATGCAATTTGGTTTGATTTGCTGGATTTGCACACTCGCGCGTCAAGAATTTGACAAAACCAAGATAATTATATGCAGAATTGGATTGAAATGCAAATCTGTGAATTTTGATAAACTAAACGATGTAAGGAATCAATTAAGTTTAGAAGTGCGTCCGCCATTGGAAGACGCGGACAGCGGACAAAATTCTAATTGGAGTAACAATCACGATTGGAATTACGTTGTCACGGAAAATCTTTTGGGTAAAATTCTGGATCGAGACCACGTCAGAAACGAAATCAATGACTTTTTGATTCAACTGCAACAGCGTCAAGTATCATTTACAGCCTGCAATTTCTTCGAAATCAACAATAATTTGTTCTGTGGTGtgagtataatatttacttggcatacgatttatgtaaaattagcTGTTTCCGTATTGTAATGTAAATAGaacttaaagaaattatttaaataaaatatacttatttttcaGTTTGTCGGGGTAATCTTTACTTATATAATAGTCCTTATTCAATTTAAACATAGCGACAATGTGTAGATTGCCCAATGGTCTGCATCGGATCTTagtgataattataatttttctattaaattgaatttcttagctttattttaaactgcgcgcTGCCAGGTTTTTTCAGTCTTGAAACACAATTACTAAGCTAAATGTCGATGCTCAAGA encodes:
- the LOC105835922 gene encoding uncharacterized protein LOC105835922 isoform X4, encoding MEEVHEPVHDNLPSIEHTLRPISYTSWFMGVGIARPLKCPKYVTIVIRIIHLVLCTAILIAYSEYLFTSYISVYMFKYILDWMSYVVSGYYYIYHGIRQYDKWPELMDKMMELDRKIRRETYMNDQPVKNMEAIMILMTFICCPVLMIMYSVYYYMFDYDIPTVTLLLYYMIAQSLIISFVFDIVVYVLYYRYQTINKLISHLDNLSDASLMALKIRHIRELHNDICDNVIMINDIHGLHLLLCSANCFCIVATSLFNVYLRIEKEDYQSILIYNMESIIYFMQFGLICWICTLARQEFDKTKIIICRIGLKCKSVNFDKLNDVRNQLSLEVRPPLEDADSGQNSNWSNNHDWNYVVTENLLGKILDRDHVRNEINDFLIQLQQRQVSFTACNFFEINNNLFCGFIGIIVTYCIIFIQFTT
- the LOC105835922 gene encoding uncharacterized protein LOC105835922 isoform X2 — its product is MEEVHEPVHDNLPSIEHTLRPISYTSWFMGVGIARPLKCPKYVTIVIRIIHLVLCTAILIAYSEYLFTSYISVYMFKYILDWMSYVVSGYYYIYHGIRQYDKWPELMDKMMELDRKIRRETYMNDQPVKNMEAIMILMTFICCPVLMIMYSVYYYMFDYDIPTVTLLLYYMIAQSLIISFVFDIVVYVLYYRYQTINKLISHLDNLSDASLMALKIRHIRELHNDICDNVIMINDIHGLHLLLCSANCFCIVATSLFNVYLRIEKEDYQSILIYNMESIIYFMQFGLICWICTLARQEFDKTKIIICRIGLKCKSVNFDKLNDVRNQLSLEVRPPLEDADSGQNSNWSNNHDWNYVVTENLLGKILDRDHVRNEINDFLIQLQQRQVSFTACNFFEINNNLFCGFVGVIFTYIIVLIQFKHSDNV
- the LOC105835922 gene encoding uncharacterized protein LOC105835922 isoform X3, translating into MEEVHEPVHDNLPSIEHTLRPISYTSWFMGVGIARPLKCPKYVTIVIRIIHLVLCTAILIAYSEYLFTSYISVYMFKYILDWMSYVVSGYYYIYHGIRQYDKWPELMDKMMELDRKIRRETYMNDQPVKNMEAIMILMTFICCPVLMIMYSVYYYMFDYDIPTVTLLLYYMIAQSLIISFVFDIVVYVLYYRYQTINKLISHLDNLSDASLMALKIRHIRELHNDICDLVSTINDIHGFHLLLCSANCFSIIVIKLFLTYKYVKSGYDDSLLLFNTIWIIYIIQFGLICWICTLVRQEFDKTKIIMCAIALKFKSMNFDKLNDTMNQPSLEVQPALEDAESEQNSNWNNSHDWNYAVMDNLLHKILDRDHVRKEINDFLIQLEHCQVSFTACDFFKMNINLFCGFIGIIVTYCIIFIQFTT